The following coding sequences lie in one Cercospora beticola chromosome 9, complete sequence genomic window:
- a CDS encoding uncharacterized protein (antiSMASH:Cluster_2) — protein MYTPPATPPLSTSALPTQRLLAPLPPKPPLTYAQVIASSTSHADNTDEMAAFNRIDALLNGLHFTDADVLVQFGEAPTEHAHVHSSLLAAECPNFDVLGAPISFEGIRVFAVAFKYGTCTLEPLTTWSVLSTDAMCHRFHDSSLAPEGWSDARDDSTFKGQTARNQNLYAKRQYITILKILYKIPVSLDDLEPYASRDTPVARLHSISTSAMETCARAEALGCLEKVADVLIGLLLESPLLGQCVAQTPVKFIKLAQKVRSKKLYFIATRYIAPDAKLTRNWFDESTYYDINNADLNTALTGIFGKESAAAKKLLESLLDIQLCRQHMSNHIEPHLRQYSGPCFECMARTHFAEWLAESLDQHSSNVSADHSGQTTLGAPTFEATLRQVLRFAATAMPFQIFGVTSNAHKMLAGELGLRDDQRVEKGVKHYLDLCIKEAATAIEQAFASSKTELTEVNFPALGGASSKAPLRTQPLASVASIVAKPIAKQPPDHNADATSSSYAHQQSDTTASAGGTSGPTTSSQPTTAPPQPPVLPGQQARNISPAASDLPPPLHSDQRKDEVKWRSLQVALAEDSDRTDYLDEGRLPQSLLDEFDEPSDERWNNGPQHYHRCCGAKKAADEAVGAHKCRKVDVKASYHWGLGGNGGNGGIW, from the coding sequence ATGTACACACCACCAGCGACTCCACCACTTTCGACTTCAGCACTTCCGACTCAACGACTATTAGCTCCGCTTCCACCAAAGCCGCCGCTCACATACGCTCAAGTCATTGCTTCATCAACCAGCCACGCCGACAACACAGACGAAATGGCTGCTTTCAACCGAATCGACGCTCTCCTCAACGGCCTCCACTTCACGGACGCGGACGTTCTCGTACAGTTCGGCGAAGCACCTACAGAGCACGCACATGTACACAGCAGCCTGCTCGCAGCTGAGTGCCCAAACTTCGATGTCCTCGGCGCACCAATAAGCTTCGAAGGCATTCGAGTCTTCGCCGTAGCGTTCAAATACGGCACTTGCACACTCGAGCCACTGACGACCTGGAGCGTACTCAGCACAGACGCAATGTGCCACCGCTTTCACGACTCGAGTCTCGCACCAGAAGGCTGGTCGGATGCTCGAGACGACAGTACTTTCAAGGGTCAAACCGCGCGCAATCAGAATTTGTACGCCAAGCGGCAGTATATTACCATCCTGAAGATACTGTACAAGATCCCGGTCTCGCTCGACGACCTCGAGCCATATGCTTCGAGGGATACTCCTGTCGCTCGGCTACACTCTATTAGCACATCAGCTATGGAGACCTGCGCGCGCGCTGAAGCTCTTGGCTGCTTAGAAAAGGTCGCCGATGTACTGATTGGCCTGCTACTCGAGTCTCCTCTTCTTGGCCAGTGTGTCGCCCAAACGCCAGTGAAGTTCATCAAGCTGGCACAGAAAGTCcgatcgaagaagctttATTTCATCGCCACGCGATATATTGCTCCTGACGCGAAGCTGACGAGGAACTGGTTCGATGAATCGACATATTACGATATCAACAATGCAGACCTGAACACTGCATTGACTGGTATATTTGGCAAAGAGTCTGCtgcggcgaagaagttgcTGGAGTCTCTGCTGGATATACAACTCTGCCGGCAACACATGTCGAACCACATCGAACCACACCTGCGGCAGTACTCTGGCCCATGTTTCGAGTGTATGGCTCGAACACACTTTGCAGAATGGCTGGCAGAGAGCCTTGACCAACACTCCAGCAATGTCTCCGCCGACCACAGCGGCCAGACAACGCTGGGTGCCCCCACTTTCGAGGCCACACTGAGGCAAGTCCTGCGGTTCGCTGCCACAGCAATGCCCTTCCAGATCTTCGGAGTAACGAGCAATGCACACAAGATGCTCGCTGGTGAACTGGGGCTTCGTGATGATCAGCGTGTCGAGAAAGGCGTCAAGCATTATCTCGACCTATGCATCAAGGAGGCTGCCACTGCGATCGAGCAAGCCTTTGCGTCGTCGAAAACGGAGTTGACGGAGGTCAATTTCCCTGCTCTTGGAGGTGCATCTTCAAAAGCACCTCTACGAACTCAGCCACTGGCCTCCGTCGCCTCAATTGTTGCGAAGCCCATCGCGAAGCAGCCACCGGATCACAACGCCGATGCTACATCGTCGAGCTACGCCCATCAGCAAAGCGACACCACGGCATCCGCTGGCGGTACTTCTGGCCCTACCACATCCTCGCAGCCGACCACAGCACCACCGCAGCCTCCCGTCCTACCAGGTCAGCAGGCGAGAAACATAAGCCCTGCAGCTAGCGACTTGCCACCACCTCTCCACTCCGATCAGCGAAAGGACGAAGTCAAGTGGCGATCTCTACAAGTAGCCCTTGCGGAGGATTCAGACCGCACGGACTACTTGGACGAAGGACGCCTGCCGCAGAGTCTCTTGGATGAGTTCGACGAGCCTAGCGACGAGAGGTGGAACAATGGACCACAACATTATCACCGATGTTGTGGAGCCAAGAAGGCTGCGGATGAGGCTGTTGGTGCACATAAGTGCAGGAAGGTCGACGTGAAGGCGTCTTATCACTGGGGCCTCGGGGGCAATGGAGGTAATGGAGGCATCTGGTAG
- a CDS encoding uncharacterized protein (antiSMASH:Cluster_2~SMCOG1034:cytochrome P450) codes for MALTGLILSVVSFVALYKFLLYPLLLSPLARIPAVHPLAKISGLYMLWVRYWDCENAIVFAAHNKHGGVVRLGPNELSINCIEDGVKTVYGRNFDRHDFYRVYEDCGRQNLSSSLDAFSHTIRKKRITHVYSKSYLHSSPAVVALIDRVVRQRFLTLITACAREEKAFDTMKILSALALDMVLGYTFGVGNATNFLNNSTEHSKCIERIHTGRPYPMMFWLHEFPRTVDFLERVGILSKERYQSLEALHVFCIQMCHRAEAALVDAHATATAEDVPTVYQQFKRSLDKEGISTLPSLRASSRLRDSGTISCSPQQLEIAAEVGDQIHASDETLSITLTYAIWELSRNTGTQDRLRHECRLLGNNVHVSSATPLPTANEIDRLPLLHAIMMETMRVQPIVAGGQARVTPFGKTSTLGEYDNIPGGCRAQSYARFLHLNHEVFPEPLAWYPERWLEKLDPNVPDQKMRWFWAFSSGGRMCLGSHFAQLG; via the coding sequence ATGGCTCTGACAGGACTCATTCTGTCAGTCGTAAGCTTCGTGGCACTTTACAAGTTTCTCTTATATCCGCTGTTACTCAGCCCACTTGCACGAATACCGGCAGTACACCCTCTGGCCAAGATCTCAGGGCTATACATGCTATGGGTACGATATTGGGACTGTGAGAATGCAATCGTTTTCGCTGCCCACAACAAACATGGCGGAGTTGTACGTCTAGGACCGAACGAACTGTCGATCAATTGCATTGAGGATGGCGTCAAAACAGTCTATGGGAGGAACTTTGACAGGCACGACTTTTACCGCGTATATGAAGATTGCGGACGGCAGAATCTATCCTCGAGCCTCGATGCTTTCTCTCACACGATTCGGAAGAAAAGGATCACTCATGTGTATTCGAAGTCCTATCTGCACTCATCGCCAGCAGTGGTAGCCCTTATCGACCGAGTCGTCCGACAACGATTTCTCACCTTGATCACCGCTTGTGCTCGGGAGGAGAAGGCATTTGATACAATGAAGATTCTTTCCGCGTTGGCATTGGATATGGTGCTTGGATACACATTTGGCGTAGGAAACGCCACAAACTTCTTGAACAACAGTACAGAGCACTCGAAATGCATTGAGAGGATCCATACTGGCAGACCTTACCCAATGATGTTCTGGTTACACGAGTTTCCAAGGACAGTCGACTTCCTGGAACGAGTCGGTATTCTTTCCAAGGAGCGATACCAGAGCCTGGAAGCCTTACATGTGTTTTGCATCCAGATGTGCCATCGTGCTGAAGCTGCGTTAGTCGACGCTCATGCAACGGCCACAGCAGAGGATGTCCCAACAGTATATCAACAGTTCAAGAGATCCTTAGATAAGGAAGGCATAAGCACCCTGCCATCCCTGAGAGCATCTTCTAGGCTTCGCGATAGTGGAACAATCTCGTGCTCACCGCAGCAACTGGAAATTGCGGCAGAAGTGGGCGATCAAATTCACGCCTCGGACGAGACTCTCTCCATCACATTGACCTATGCCATTTGGGAACTGTCCCGAAACACGGGAACGCAAGACAGACTCCGGCATGAATGTCGACTACTAGGAAACAACGTGCATGTCAGCTCCGCGACTCCACTTCCAACAGCCAACGAGATTGATCGGCTACCATTGCTGCATGCCATCATGATGGAAACAATGCGAGTCCAACCCATCGTAGCAGGTGGACAAGCCCGTGTGACACCGTTCGGCAAGACGAGCACACTTGGGGAGTATGACAACATACCCGGAGGCTGCAGAGCGCAGTCATACGCTCGGTTTCTGCATCTCAATCACGAAGTCTTCCCTGAGCCTTTGGCCTGGTATCCTGAGCGGTGGCTGGAAAAGCTCGACCCGAACGTTCCAGACCAAAAGATGAGATGGTTCTGGGCGTTCAGTTCAGGCGGGCGAATGTGTCTCGGAAGCCACTTTGCGCAGCTTGGTTAG
- a CDS encoding uncharacterized protein (antiSMASH:Cluster_2): MSLRIGAVVALAGQAAAFPWVARSVGIDAEEMTARDAILSARQTPGSTVCPNNPDHRGAVPFNIKFPYCGAQNGAPGFQACVFNQVPAPGDTAHAYQAPGPLDIRGPCPGLNTAANHGFLSRDGITTFSELTDAQQNVYGVGYDLAVLLAVLGVGLDGDPITRKLSLGCDATSRTATPGFGPEPGLNTHNKFEGDTSLTRNDFYTANGDNFRFNRTLYNMMSRTTGGLHNRENIGRYRFQRYQQSLNENGNFYFGPKSLLLFGASSFLYELFPNRGNLGTPDQATMDSFFLQEKLPEKWFSRVTPYTIPDVAREIGAQYFLNPVAFGGNTGKPNTFVGIGSNGPFFSNGTLPGSPEGVSCLLYQLATENIPSALGGGGEADLPPARLNWMRDTLNPVFTNASFSPAAAFGCPIVTGTAS, from the exons ATGTCTCTCCGCATTGGTGCAGTTGTCGCTTTGGCCGGCCAGGCCGCTGCTTTCCCATGGGTCGCCAGATCTGTTGGcatcgatgccgaagagATGACTGCCCGTGATGCTATCCTCTCTGCTCGTCAAACACCAGGCTCTACAGTCTGCCCCAACAACCCAGACCACCGAGGAGCAGTCCCGTTCAACATCAAGTTCCCATACTGCGGTGCTCAAAATGGTGCACCAGGCTTCCAAGCTTGTGTCTTCAACCAAGTTCCAGCACCG GGCGACACTGCACACGCATACCAGGCTCCAGGACCTCTTGATATTCGTGGACCTTGCCCAGGCC TGAACACCGCTGCCAACCACGGCTTCC TGTCCCGCGACGGCATCACAACCTTCTCCGAACTCACCGACGCTCAACAAAACGTCTACGGTGTCGGCTACGACTTGGCAGTCCTGCTCGCTGTGTTGGGTGTCGGCCTTGACGGCGACCCGATCACTCGCAAGCTGTCGCTCGGCTGCGACGCCACTTCTCGCACAGCGACACCAGGCTTTGGTCCTGAACCAGGTCTCAACACTCACAACAAGTTCGAGGGTGATACGTCCTTGACCAGGAACGACTTCTACACAGCCAACGGAGACAACTTCCGCTTCAACCGAACTCTCTACAACATGATGTCCCGAACAACTGGCGGTCTGCACAACCGCGAGAACATCGGTCGATACCGATTCCAGAGATATCAGCAGTCTTTGAACGAGAATGGAAACTTCTACT TCGGCCCCAAgtccctcctcctcttcggcgcCTCGTCTTTCCTCTACGAACTCTTCCCCAACCGCGGCAACCTCGGAACTCCAGACCAAGCCACTATGGACTCTTTCTTCCTCCAAGAAAAGCTTCCCGAGAAATGGTTTTCCCGTGTCACACCTTACACCATCCCAGATGTTGCCCGTGAGATTGGAGCCCAGTACTTCTTGAACCCAGTCGCTTTTGGTGGTAACACTGGCAAGCCT AACACCTTCGTCGGCATCGGCTCCAACGGTCCTTTCTTCAGCAACGGCACTCTTCCAGGCTCACCAGAGGGTGTCTCATGTCTGCTGTACCAGTTGGCCACTGAGAACATCCCATCTGcgcttggtggtggaggcgagGCGGATCTGCCACCTGCGAGATTGAACTGGATGAGGGACACTTTGAACCCTGTGTTCACGAATGCGAGCTTCTCGCCTGCGGCGGCTTTTGGATGTCCGATTGTTACGGGTACTGCTTCGTAG
- a CDS encoding uncharacterized protein (antiSMASH:Cluster_2~CAZy:GH10): MHIQESFVAALTLAGTASAAPKPSKKGLWTAMRSRGREWIGTALTLRGDAAEEAVVGNPADFNSITPENAQKWESIEPSRNNFTFADADRHVEWAMSRGYKVHCHNLVWHSQLPAWVSEGGFDNATLISIMENHINKLAGRYRGKCAQWDVVNEALNEDGTYRESVFYNTIGEAYLPMAFRMARKADPHAELYYNDYNLEYNNAKTLGAQRIVKLIQSYGVKIDGVGLQAHLTAEPTPSAPTGTTPSQDVLETVLRGYTKLGVDVAYTEIDVRYSTPGNATSVANQKKAYERIAASCLAVKRCAGMTVWGVSDKYSWIPGVFPGEGEANLWDENFQKKPAYDGFLKGIQTGGKK; encoded by the exons ATGCATATTCAAGAATCTTTCGTGGCCGCTCTGACCTTGGCAGGAACAGCTTCGGCGGCGCCCAAGCC AAGCAAGAAAGGACTATGGACTGCTATGCGAAGCCGTGGCCGAGAATGGATCGGCACAGCTCTGACCCTCCGTGGCGATGCCGCTGAAGAAGCAGTCGTTGGCAACCCTGCCGACTTCAACAGCATCACACCCGAAAATGCTCAGAAGTGGGAATCGATCGAGCCTTCCCGCAACAACTTCACTTTTGCGGACGCAGATCGCCATGTTGAGTGGGCAATGTCGAGAGGGTACAAGGTCCACTGCCACAATCTCGTCTGGCACAGCCAATTGCCCGCCTGGGTCTCCGAGGGTGGCTTTGACAACGCTACTTTGATCTCCATCATGGAGAACCACATCAACAAGCTGGCTGGCAGATACCGAGGGAAGTGTGCGCAGTGGGATGTCGTCAATGAAG CCCTCAACGAAGACGGCACCTACCGCGAATCCGTTTTCTACAACACCATCGGCGAAGCCTACCTCCCCATGGCCTTCCGCATGGCCCGCAAAGCCGACCCTCACGCCGAACTCTATTACAACGACTACAACCTCGAATACAACAATGCTAAAACCCTCGGTGCTCAACGTATCGTCAAGCTCATCCAATCTTACGGCGTCAAGATCGATGGTGTCGGACTGCAAGCCCACTTGACTGCCGAACCTACTCCTTCTGCTCCTACCGGAACTACACCTAGCCAAGATGTTCTGGAGACTGTTCTGAGAGGTTACACCAAATTGGGCGTTGATGTCGCTTACACTGAGATCGATGTGCGATATTCTACTCCTGGAAACGCTACTAGTGTGGCAAATCAGAAGAAGGCTTATGAAAGGATTGCCGCGAGCTGTTTGGCTGTGAAGAGGTGTGCGGGGATGACTGTCTGG GGTGTCAGCGACAAGTACTCTTGGATTCCTGGCGTCTTCCCTGGCGAGGGAGAAGCTAATCTTTGGGATGAGAACTTCCAGAAGAAGCCGGCTTATGATGGGTTCTTGAAGGGTATTCAGACTGGTGGGAAGAAGTAG
- a CDS encoding uncharacterized protein (antiSMASH:Cluster_2), with protein MRVGGPRSGDQHAFDRIDFQRQVEDLKCESANASAKPYRLPDRDSSGFTFVLTALPRSPVLCSSTLCPAPALAPTDANETRRHESAEMAAAKTTEELVTEILAAHAAAGWPAPTPPPPPPPTSLLPPPPRRQQIFTDGSWGKQSTFGGCAFVAFVRQSNRWQGMAFTLGRIPDSLTAEIAGISFALSWAIANKDLPCDEWMIRTDCKKAIDVIGEQLRADREGEDLVRCGDDLLEAIVWKARTLRKMGKSVRMTWIPGHTVEDDSEAEGNRIADDWALKMSLLSEKRNLGLGQHQEEFWEYSEH; from the exons ATGCGCGTCGGGGGCCCCAGATCTGGCGATCAGCATGCATTCGATCGCATCGATTTTCAGAGACAAGTGGAGGATCTGAAGTGCGAGTCTGCAAATGCCAGCGCCAAGCCATATCGTCTGCCGGACAGGGATAGTTCTGGCTTCACTTTTGTGTTGACAGCTCTGCCTCGCTCGCCAGTTCTCTGCTCGTCCACCCTTTGCCCTGCCCCTGCCCTCGCACCTACCGACGCGAACGAAACCAGACGACACGAATCCGCAGAGATGGCAGCGGCAAAGACGACAGAAGAACTCGTGACCGAGATCCTCGCCGcgcacgcagcagcaggttgGCCGGCtcccacaccaccaccaccaccaccaccgacatctctgctgccgccgcctcctcggAGGCAACAAATCTTCACAGACGGCTCGTGGGGAAAGCAGAGCACGTTCGGCGGCTGCGCTTTCGTCGCCTTTGTGCGGCAAAGCAACCGATGGCAAGGGATGGCGTTCACCCTC GGCAGAATACCAGATAGCCTGACCGCAGAAATCGCCGGCATCTCCTTCGCCCTGAGCTGGGCAATCGCGAACAAAGACCTCCCTTGCGACGAGTGGATGATCCGCACCGACTGCAAGAAAGCCATCGATGTCATTGGCGAACAACTCCGAGCCGACAGGGAGGGGGAAGACCTGGTTCGCTGCGGCGACGACCTATTGGAAGCAATCGTGTGGAAGGCGAGAACACTGCGAAAGATGGGAAAATCTGTGCGAATGACGTGGATCCCGGGCCACACAGTCGAAGATGATAGCGAAGCCGAAGGCAACCGGATTGCGGACGATTGGGCGTTGAAAATGTCGCTTTTGTCGGAGAAGAGAAATCTTGGGCTCGGACAGCACCAGGAGGAGTTTTGGGAGTATTCGGAGCATTGA
- a CDS encoding uncharacterized protein (antiSMASH:Cluster_2) has product MEATKMPIIPLPSIARSPAKRGSRTYHPLRKLKHEQEDRATSTLLGTFSAHSTILGVIEFIETILHHHQRLGTDLTTQQRIQSGIARLKLGATFVIPSRKGPPRLRIGSWAQGLLPGRMVQALMFTGKTFFVMSGGRLNWKIVEHACMLMRIDYDPNQRGVFYCVTEHCVAHDAVFEMTLEWNERMEGTDAVIEEVSDDETEE; this is encoded by the coding sequence ATGGAGGCGACCAAAATGCCCATTATCCCACTTCCATCGATTGCCCGCAGCCCAGCAAAGCGCGGATCTCGCACATATCATCCCCTCCGCAAACTCAAGCACGAGCAGGAAGACCGCGCCACCAGCACGCTACTCGGCACCTTCTCCGCCCACTCAACGATCCTCGGAGTCATCGAGTTCATCGAAAcgatcctccaccaccaccaacgcCTGGGCACAGACCTCACCACCCAGCAACGAATCCAAAGCGGCATCGCAAGACTGAAGCTCGGCGCAACGTTTGTCATCCCCAGCAGGAAAGGCCCTCCCCGGCTGAGAATCGGCAGCTGGGCCCAGGGGTTGCTCCCAGGCAGGATGGTTCAAGCTCTCATGTTTACGGGGAAAACGTTCTTCGTGATGAGTGGTGGGAGGTTGAATTGGAAGATAGTGGAGCACGCTTGTATGTTGATGAGGATCGACTATGATCCGAATCAGAGGGGGGTGTTCTATTGCGTGACGGAGCACTGCGTGGCGCATGATGCGGTGTTTGAGATGACTCTGGAGTGGAACGAGAGGATGGAGGGAACTGATGCGGTGATCGAGGAGGTCAGTGATGATGAAACGGAGGAGTGA
- a CDS encoding uncharacterized protein (antiSMASH:Cluster_2), whose protein sequence is MSKPTIVVVPGAWHVPEHFNKVRVELETAGYRCVGVELPANTLNPVIDGRLLDISDDLQAVRKAVLAELDTHSTTDVLIVTHSYGSIPGTAALSELSVPARKASGQSNGVAGVVIISGFLLSPGLTMLDAMAGKLPPQYHVENDTTLPFAGPGAIHILYNDLEINEALKAVWRLKPQSYGVLTSKMPDQVAGLKGVPVSYLMCSKDNAVPWAAQEGTVKGLKAAGCQIGSVEVAEAGHSPFLSLPAETARFIRRAAGEEDIKSGFEAFEAA, encoded by the exons ATGTCGAAGCCTACCATCGTCGTTGTACCAGGTGCCTGG CATGTACCCGAGCATTTCAATAAAGTCCGCGTTGAGCTGGAGACTGCAGGGTATCGCTGTGTAGGCGTGGAACTGCCAGCCAATACTCTCAATCCAGTTATCGATGGCCGCCTTCTTGATATCTCCGATGACCTACAAGCCGTCCGCAAAGCTGTCCTCGCCGAACTGGATACTCACAGTACGACCGACGTACTTATCGTCACTCACTCTTATGGCTCAATCCCCGGGACCGCAGCTCTTTCCGAACTCAGCGTGCCAGCGCGCAAAGCTTCAGGCCAGAGCAACGGCGTTGCAGGCGTTGTAATCATTTCTGGCTTTCTGCTCTCACCTGGACTCACAATGCTCGATGCCATGGCTGGCAAGCTTCCGCCGCAATATCATGTCGAGAACGATACAACTCTTCCTTTTGCCGGGCCTGGTGCTATCCATATCTTGTACAATGATCTCGAGATCAATGAAGCACTCAAGGCTGTCTGGCGTCTCAAGCCGCAGTCGTATGGCGTGCTGACGAGCAAGATGCCTGATCAGGTGGCTGGGCTGAAGGGTGTACCTGTGAGTTATTTGATGTGCAGCAAGGATAATGCTGTTCCCTGGGCGGCGCAAGAGGGTACGGTGAAGGGTTTAAAGGCTGCGGGCTGCCAGATTGGCTCTGTTGAAGTGGCGGAGGCTGGCCATTCCCCTTTTCTAAGTCTGCCGGCAGAGACTGCGAGATTTATACGGAGGGCAGCTGGCGAAGAGGACATCAAGAGTGGTTTCGAAGCGTTCGAAGCGGCATGA
- a CDS encoding uncharacterized protein (antiSMASH:Cluster_2) yields the protein MIKYARVRDIIGPNELFVEQSSTLPQRFHDYPPEETEKRALMMKQAMHQALRVECGADASVDRITQYQNLAGLGSHDLSAMREILGEPVGVSGIALGNDFWNVLFGYHGFTTSYESGFHNIPIFDAHIEVCGADKLVRMSWDTPFIRGLPVTITTKENVNGGLVETNVRKTFEDPFILELDELYMMVTEDKAPKTSAEDAAKDIELWQMIIRAAARDHPS from the exons ATGATCAAGTACGCACGAGTGCGAG ATATCATTGGGCCCAATGAGCTCTTCGTGGAACAATCATCAACTCTTCCTCAGCGCTTCCATGACTATCCACCAGAAGAAACAGAGAAGCGAgcattgatgatgaagcaGGCCATGCACCAGGCTCTGAGAGTTGAGTGCGGAGCCGATGCCAGCGTAGACCGGATCACACAATACCAAAACCTTGCGGGTCTTGGCTCACACGATCTCTCCGCCATGCGAGAGATTTTGGGTGAGCCAGTTGGTGTCTCTGGAATAGCGCTTGGAAACGACTTCTGGAATGTACTCTTTGGCTACCATGGGTTTACAACGTCCTACGAATCAGGGTTTCACAACATCCCAATCTTTGACGCACATATAGAAGTTTGCGGAGCCGATAAGCTTGTGCGGATGAGTTGGGACACTCCATTCATTCGTGGGCTTCCTGTCACTATCACGACAAAAGAAAATGTCAACGGCGGCTTAGTAGAGACAAATGTCCGCAAGACATTCGAGGACCCCTTCattctcgagctcgatgagctgTATATGATGGTCACGGAGGATAAGGCTCCTAAGACATCTGCGGAAGATGCTGCAAAGGACATCGAACTTTGGCAGATGATCATTCGCGCTGCCGCAAGAGATCATCCGAGCTGA
- a CDS encoding uncharacterized protein (antiSMASH:Cluster_2), with product MSANNSNNATSSNASPESQPTPTPLAAPPTDHSQFSPQSNGTSSTDDFAAEPFAGLEDPFASDEGGAGTLLPSGFAYQPPPNPAVPTPQQEENSEAMRAFVQEMIETRTETKEWDERVEIERGQGVRARPGSAARERLRARAERRRERMGITEQGAGGREMERVDEAMEVEKQGEEVVREPKRKKIRLSEDVVVDGEGKNR from the coding sequence ATGTCCGCCAACAACTCGAACAACGCCACCTCGAGCAACGCCAGCCCAGAATCGCAGCCAACCCCAACTCCATTGGCCGCACCTCCCACAGACCACTCCCAGTTCTCGCCCCAAAGCAACGGCACCTCATCAACAGACGACTTCGCCGCTGAACCATTCGCTGGCTTGGAAGACCCCTTTGCCAGCGATGAAGGCGGAGCTGGAACATTACTACCGAGTGGCTTTGCTTATCAACCCCCACCAAACCCAGCAGTGCCAACTCCGCAGCAAGAGGAGAACTCTGAGGCAATGCGGGCGTTTGTTCAGGAGATGATTGAGACGAGAACGGAAACGAAGGAGTGGGATGAGAGGGTGGAGATTGAGCGGGGGCAGGGAGTTCGCGCGAGGCCGGGGAGTGCGGCGAGGGAGAGGCTCAGAGCGAGAGCGGAGAGacggagggagaggatgggGATTACGGAGCAAGGGGCTGGTGGAAGAGAAATGGAGAGGGTGGATGAGGCGATGGAGGTGGAGAAACAgggggaggaggtggtgagaGAGCCCAAACGGAAGAAGATTAGGCTCAGCGAGGATGTAGTGGTGGATGGCGAGGGGAAAAATCGATGA